The Chiroxiphia lanceolata isolate bChiLan1 chromosome 3, bChiLan1.pri, whole genome shotgun sequence DNA segment AAAATAACTCAAGAACCAAAAAAAGACATCTAAAGATAAGTCATTCTGAGGGCATATATTTACTCTCATATATATAAGGGCTCTCTTGTACCCCcgttaggcactggaagggctCTAAGGTCTTCCTGGAACCCTTTtgtctccaagctgaacaagcccagttctctcagcctgtcttcacagcagaggtgctccagcactAGTTTCATTTTGTCCTCCCTGGAGGGCAGTGCATGTACGATCTTAAACTGGCTGCAGTTCCTGTAAAGAAGTTGGTGATGGGAAATGCTATTACTCTTCCACTCTGGGTAGCCCCGGCTCAATCAAGTAGCAGAACATGAGACCACAGGAAAGTACAGCAGGTACCTTAGAGCCTCATACACTGCCTTGTATGAAGTGCCCAAAATTGCTGTGCATCATTATTCCCACACCCAGTGGCAGATCTACCCTGGATTCCTAGACACAGGCATTAAATGGTGTCACTAAATGCAGGTAATACCTTTTGCTAATCTGTGTGCACTGGTTTTGACTCCAGTGTAACACAAATAAACTCTGAGGTAGAAATGTGGCTCAGGTATTTATGTCCTTCAGACGagcaagaatgaaaacaaatgtctcctgagctggaaaaacTATCATATCAAAGTGATACCAACTACATTGTTAATAAAAAACTACCCACCCAGCTTCTCAAAATTCAGGTAAGTTTGTTCCACTTCATAGGATTTGAAAGCAGCACAAGACTGAACTTGTCAAAAGTGTCCAGGTTAACAACTTCAGCATTCAGATCTgaaacacacagcacaggatAACAACAGCAGTTGCTCTGCTTTTAAAGCATTATACATACCTATAATTCTAGATAAAAAGAACGAATAGGTGTGCATTAAAAATAGGagcatatataaaatatatctacCTGGATAAAAGAGTAGGAGACTGTTAGCAAAATTCCATGACTGGAGTAATTTTGGCAGAGGGCATAGGGAGAGATAATATCTTTTGTTAGATTAACCAGTAGTTTAGACAGTTGAGATAGCTGATAACTGAGATAAACAAGCAGGCTTTTGGACTTCCAGGGCATTGCTCAGGTACTGCTGGGAAATTTTATTGCATGTTATAACATAATCTCACATATTGTCAACTTTGAGCTCAAGACCAGTAAAAACAGAAGAGATACATACGATTTTAACAACAACTtactatttgtttttttctcctaaattaCTCAAAACTTAAAATAGTGCCTAAAGTTAGATGAGAACAAGGATAATGctctgaacattttaaaataaatgcatgtcCTCTTGGCCTGTACTGAGCTGAGACTGTTAGGAAGAGATAAGGCACAAAGGGTAAAGGAGATCAAAATGTATGACCTTCAGAGTAGGGTTCCCGGACTTCATTACTCACACTGCACTTCCCTGATGGTGCTTTGCTGAGCACAACCCCTGCTCTGTATGACCACCATAGGTGACCAAGTGACAGAAGAACCAGATCCTGAAGCCTGACATGAATCAAACATGGGTACTCACAAAATCACAACAATGTCCACTGCGCAAAAACATCTCCGCTGTTTCTGCCGCCCAACACAGCCCTCCTGAACCAACATTCAAATACTGAAGAGTGACACTGACACCCTgcacatttacatttacatCTACATTTACATCCCTgcacctgccctgctctcaAGACGAGCGGCACCAAAATCCCCCCCACCAGCAGGCTCTATAAGCTCCTCTTTCCACACCTGACACTCAGGCAACAGCAGACGCTGACCTGTGTTGGCATTGGTGCAACAGCCCCCttgtccagcacagcactgctcccagctcccaggatggAAGCTTGTCACTCTCCAGAGCAATCAATGTCACCTTCATACGCTGCCACAGCTATGGCCACTGTCACCCTTGAGGCGTTGGCTGGCATGTGGATAAATGCTTTCATTGTTTTTGTGATTTACATGGCTTGGGTCAAGAAGAAAACCTTGAACTCTAATGAGAAGATCTTGTTGGTTTTGGGATGCTCCAGGTTTTGGTATTTGTGCATCTCATGGGTAAATTACCTCCTTTCAGTAATTTATCCCAAAGACTTTCATGTTCACCGTGTACTTCAACtaattttatctatttataCCTTTCTTAATTATTTCAACTTGTGGGTTTCAGCATGtctttgtgttttttattgCATAAAAATTGCCAATTTCAGGAACAACTTCTTCATCTACCTGAAAGTAAAAATTGACAGGATTGTGCCCTGCCTCCTGTTGGGGTCTGTGCTTTTAGCCTTGGCTATCAGTGTCCTTGCCTATGATATTGCTGAAAAACTGCACAGTAGGGACCGCAATTTCACCTGTCCAGGAAATTTTTGGGAAGAAAGTATCAAAATGGAGAAACATTCGTTCCATATTTCTTTCATCACTGGCTTCGGATATACGGCTTCGTTCCTGGCAGTCATCTCCTc contains these protein-coding regions:
- the LOC116783862 gene encoding taste receptor type 2 member 117-like gives rise to the protein MEACHSPEQSMSPSYAATAMATVTLEALAGMWINAFIVFVIYMAWVKKKTLNSNEKILLVLGCSRFWYLCISWVNYLLSVIYPKDFHVHRVLQLILSIYTFLNYFNLWVSACLCVFYCIKIANFRNNFFIYLKVKIDRIVPCLLLGSVLLALAISVLAYDIAEKLHSRDRNFTCPGNFWEESIKMEKHSFHISFITGFGYTASFLAVISSALLLLFSLWRHKRNMQTNSMKDLSVDAHIKAMKSILSFFVMYSINFICLILTIIYSAKNQNAMMFLVFMYLNAFPGVHSLILIFSNPKLENTLLRILPCMKLCMR